One window of the Reyranella humidisoli genome contains the following:
- a CDS encoding class I SAM-dependent methyltransferase codes for MSQATRALAHAFDTGTLAARRAFFLRAEDPPFAEIDAEQSFRPTFLRLKQAVPRLESGGHSLGLVLLTKHKEENFANIARGWALLAHGGTLVCAGANDDGAGSLEKHVGKAFGGVDTLSKFHSRVFWLGKGERTPPEYWQKLATLQPVGDGSWLSQPGVFSWDHVDDGSALLAAHLPNDLAGLVADFGCGWGFLTRHVLATCLSVAAIHGIDAEHRAVEASRANVTDPRATFHWLDLINEAAPATYDAIVCNPPFHAGRAAEPSLGQGFIAVAARALKPGGRFYMVANRGLPYEPLLKAHFTSFETLADNNKFRVTRAVR; via the coding sequence GTGAGCCAGGCGACACGCGCCCTCGCCCACGCCTTCGACACCGGAACGCTCGCCGCAAGGCGGGCGTTCTTCCTGCGCGCCGAGGATCCGCCTTTCGCGGAGATCGACGCGGAGCAGTCGTTCCGGCCGACATTCCTTCGACTGAAGCAGGCCGTGCCGCGGCTGGAAAGCGGCGGCCATTCTCTCGGCCTCGTCCTGCTGACCAAGCACAAGGAAGAGAACTTCGCCAACATCGCGCGCGGCTGGGCTCTCCTTGCCCACGGAGGAACGCTGGTCTGCGCCGGCGCCAACGACGACGGCGCGGGCAGCCTCGAGAAGCATGTCGGCAAGGCCTTCGGCGGCGTCGACACGCTTTCGAAGTTCCACAGCCGGGTTTTCTGGCTTGGCAAGGGCGAGCGAACCCCGCCCGAGTACTGGCAGAAACTCGCCACGCTGCAGCCTGTCGGCGACGGTTCGTGGCTGAGCCAGCCCGGCGTCTTCTCATGGGATCACGTCGATGACGGATCGGCCCTCCTCGCCGCACACCTCCCCAATGATCTCGCAGGACTGGTCGCCGATTTCGGCTGCGGCTGGGGCTTCCTGACGCGGCACGTCCTGGCGACCTGCCTTTCCGTGGCGGCGATCCACGGCATCGATGCCGAGCATCGCGCCGTCGAGGCGAGCCGCGCGAACGTCACCGATCCACGCGCGACGTTTCATTGGCTCGACCTGATCAACGAGGCCGCCCCCGCGACCTACGACGCCATCGTCTGCAATCCGCCCTTCCACGCCGGCCGCGCCGCCGAGCCGTCGCTGGGCCAGGGCTTCATCGCCGTCGCAGCGCGCGCGCTGAAGCCGGGCGGGCGGTTCTACATGGTCGCCAATCGCGGCCTGCCCTACGAGCCGCTGCTGAAAGCACACTTCACGTCGTTCGAAACCTTGGCCGACAACAACAAATTCAGGGTGACGCGCGCTGTGCGCTAA
- a CDS encoding branched-chain amino acid ABC transporter ATP-binding protein/permease, giving the protein MTAGQTLPKAAAALGILVFAILPTAGLPAFYDSFFYLVFFWISLSTSWALLSGFAGYFSLGHAAFFGVGMYTTATLTTKANVPFLVTVPVAAAMAALLGVGIGAVVFRMKRLRGELFALLTLAVTFVIATIILNTPIDGGAGVFMSAVPMPNLMPTQTGTIYVLGFAMCVLTLGIAWWVAHSRLGLGLFAIHDDEDVAEAKGVPTFRYKLIAFALSAGIAGAVGGIHAMYVGFLTVAGTFELTVPLYVVLMSVLGGSRNWFGPAVGATVITTLLYAFISGGEAMVGRAVVGLILILAILWLPDGVVPAIQAWMKRRRRSETKPHAAVVPAVPDKPHQIGSRNILEARGVTKRFGGLQALAGVDLDVREGEILGLVGPNGSGKTTLINVISGFYPLSGGTIMVDGAEIGRLPAHEIAHRGIARTYQIPRPFVNMTVLDNVSMAATFGGPPRTAAEIREEALHWIGFTGLAGKEEALPAELNLHERKFLELARALAAKPKLLLLDEVLSGLNPAEVDNAIRLVRAIRAQGATIVFVEHLMRAVVELSDRVAVLNEGKLFALGAPREVMRDPRVVSIYLGKAYAA; this is encoded by the coding sequence ATGACAGCCGGGCAAACCCTTCCGAAAGCGGCCGCCGCGCTCGGCATCCTGGTCTTCGCGATCCTGCCGACGGCAGGCCTGCCGGCCTTCTACGATTCGTTCTTCTATCTCGTCTTCTTCTGGATCTCGCTGTCGACGAGCTGGGCGCTGCTCTCGGGCTTTGCCGGCTATTTCAGCCTGGGTCATGCCGCGTTCTTCGGCGTCGGCATGTACACGACGGCGACGCTGACCACCAAGGCGAACGTACCGTTCCTCGTGACCGTGCCCGTCGCCGCGGCGATGGCGGCGTTGCTGGGCGTCGGCATCGGCGCCGTTGTGTTCCGCATGAAGCGGCTGCGCGGCGAGCTGTTCGCCCTGCTGACACTCGCCGTCACCTTCGTCATCGCCACGATCATCCTCAACACGCCGATCGACGGCGGTGCCGGCGTGTTCATGAGCGCCGTGCCGATGCCGAACCTGATGCCGACCCAGACCGGCACCATCTACGTGCTGGGCTTCGCGATGTGCGTGCTGACGCTGGGCATCGCGTGGTGGGTCGCCCATTCACGCCTGGGCCTCGGCCTGTTCGCCATCCACGACGACGAGGACGTCGCCGAAGCCAAAGGTGTACCGACCTTCCGCTACAAGCTGATCGCCTTCGCCCTTTCGGCCGGCATCGCGGGCGCCGTCGGCGGCATCCACGCGATGTATGTCGGCTTCCTCACTGTGGCGGGTACGTTCGAGCTCACCGTGCCGCTCTATGTCGTGCTGATGAGCGTGCTGGGTGGCTCACGCAACTGGTTCGGACCGGCGGTCGGCGCCACGGTCATCACGACGCTGCTGTACGCCTTCATCAGCGGCGGCGAGGCGATGGTCGGCCGCGCCGTGGTCGGCCTGATCCTGATCCTCGCCATCCTGTGGCTGCCCGACGGTGTCGTGCCGGCGATCCAGGCCTGGATGAAGCGCCGTCGCCGCTCCGAGACCAAGCCGCATGCCGCCGTGGTGCCCGCGGTGCCGGACAAGCCTCATCAGATCGGATCCCGCAATATCCTCGAGGCGAGGGGCGTCACTAAGCGGTTCGGCGGTTTGCAGGCGCTGGCCGGCGTCGACCTCGACGTGCGCGAGGGTGAGATTCTGGGGCTGGTCGGACCGAACGGCTCGGGCAAGACCACGCTGATCAACGTCATCTCGGGCTTCTATCCGCTGAGCGGCGGCACGATCATGGTCGACGGCGCGGAGATCGGTCGCCTGCCGGCGCACGAGATCGCGCACCGGGGCATTGCGCGGACCTACCAGATTCCGCGGCCGTTCGTGAACATGACGGTGCTCGACAACGTATCGATGGCCGCGACCTTCGGCGGGCCGCCGCGCACGGCCGCCGAGATCCGCGAAGAGGCACTGCACTGGATCGGCTTCACCGGGCTTGCCGGCAAGGAAGAGGCGCTGCCGGCCGAACTGAACCTGCACGAACGCAAATTCCTCGAGTTGGCGCGCGCGCTGGCAGCCAAGCCCAAGCTGCTGCTGCTCGACGAAGTCCTGTCCGGCCTCAATCCGGCCGAGGTCGACAATGCCATCCGGCTCGTGCGTGCCATCCGGGCGCAGGGCGCCACCATCGTCTTCGTCGAGCATCTGATGCGCGCCGTCGTCGAGCTCTCCGACCGGGTCGCCGTCCTGAACGAAGGCAAGCTCTTCGCCCTGGGGGCGCCGCGCGAGGTCATGCGCGATCCCCGTGTCGTCAGCATCTATCTCGGCAAGGCCTATGCTGCTTGA
- a CDS encoding amino acid ABC transporter substrate-binding protein, with protein MRERMGSWRRRHVLAGLLGSTAMLSAPAILRAAPSGKPVRVGGTLSLTGFLAQTAVIHKIASEIMVEEINSRNGFLGRPVEYVLLDDQSKPDVARSLYEKLITVDKVDLIQGPYATAPILAAMGVAQRYGKVIVQSSMGIPKLQTYDMAFPATPFGPEPDKSYPNVILDAMASLPAPPKNMVILTSKFPSAQFMAQGMKVEAEKRGVKVPLYLEYEAGNRDFGAIAARVKEANADFLWVGSLGLESNQILEALKKLEYAPKGSFHLYPAPGPLALSPDGNLAWSSTFLEPDEPFMSRPGVARIAAAYKERATKANLPYPLIDAQAAGMVSEWQILEQGVNGAKSLEDKQIAAFLKKNVVNTIYGPLKFDGLYNHGAPAQLIRQVQNKEWKVVWPREFAAPGVKLLP; from the coding sequence ATGCGCGAGCGGATGGGCTCATGGCGGCGGCGCCATGTCTTGGCGGGATTGTTGGGCTCCACGGCGATGTTGTCCGCGCCGGCCATTCTGCGAGCGGCGCCTTCGGGCAAGCCGGTGCGGGTCGGTGGCACGCTCTCGCTGACGGGCTTCCTGGCGCAGACCGCGGTCATCCACAAGATCGCGTCCGAGATCATGGTCGAGGAGATCAACAGCCGTAACGGCTTCCTCGGCCGGCCGGTCGAGTACGTGCTGCTCGACGACCAGTCCAAGCCCGATGTTGCCCGCAGTCTCTACGAGAAGCTGATCACCGTCGACAAGGTCGACCTGATCCAGGGCCCGTACGCAACCGCGCCGATCCTGGCGGCGATGGGTGTGGCCCAGCGCTACGGCAAGGTGATCGTCCAGAGCAGCATGGGCATCCCCAAGCTCCAGACCTACGACATGGCATTTCCGGCGACGCCGTTCGGCCCGGAGCCCGACAAGAGCTATCCCAACGTGATCCTCGATGCGATGGCGAGCCTGCCGGCCCCACCAAAGAACATGGTGATCCTGACCAGCAAGTTTCCGTCGGCGCAGTTCATGGCGCAGGGAATGAAGGTCGAGGCCGAGAAGCGCGGCGTGAAGGTGCCTCTCTATCTGGAATACGAAGCGGGCAATCGCGACTTCGGGGCGATCGCGGCGCGCGTGAAGGAGGCGAATGCCGATTTCCTGTGGGTCGGCTCTCTGGGGCTGGAGAGCAACCAGATCCTCGAGGCCTTGAAGAAGCTCGAATATGCACCGAAGGGCAGCTTCCACCTCTATCCGGCGCCGGGGCCGCTGGCGCTGTCGCCCGACGGCAATCTCGCCTGGTCGTCGACCTTCCTCGAGCCGGACGAGCCCTTCATGAGCCGGCCGGGTGTCGCCAGGATCGCCGCGGCCTACAAGGAGCGCGCCACCAAGGCGAACCTGCCGTATCCGCTAATCGATGCGCAGGCCGCCGGCATGGTCTCGGAATGGCAGATCCTCGAGCAGGGCGTGAACGGCGCCAAGAGCCTCGAAGACAAGCAGATCGCGGCCTTCCTGAAGAAGAACGTCGTGAACACGATCTATGGGCCGCTGAAGTTCGACGGCCTCTACAATCACGGCGCCCCGGCGCAGCTCATCCGCCAGGTGCAGAACAAGGAATGGAAGGTCGTCTGGCCCCGGGAGTTCGCGGCACCCGGCGTGAAGCTGCTGCCGTAA
- a CDS encoding alcohol dehydrogenase has protein sequence MKSYKVVEFGQPLQKVEEGNPAPQGAEVLVKVTAAGVCHSDVHLWEGFFDMGGGNKVSTQKTMNPPRTMGHEIVGEVVALGPDAKGAKVGDKAVVYPWIGCGTCWYCTNGREHLCAAPRALGVNKDGGYADHVLVPDAKYLYPYGNIPTDLACLYACSGITAFSAVKKTVGEDGGKPILVIGAGGVGLMGVKFAQSVLGRAPIVADIDEGKRKLALDNGAIAAIDPRDKDARKKVFELTDGTGVGAAIDFVGADSTAQFGVKALARGGRLVVVGLFGGTFSLPMPMFAFTGCQIVGSVTGSPGEMKEMMDLVTAGKVTPVPVVTRKLDEADATLQELRKGLIMGRAVLVP, from the coding sequence ATGAAGAGCTACAAGGTCGTCGAATTCGGCCAGCCGCTGCAGAAGGTGGAGGAAGGCAATCCCGCGCCGCAGGGCGCCGAGGTCCTGGTCAAGGTGACGGCCGCCGGCGTCTGCCACAGCGACGTGCATCTGTGGGAAGGCTTCTTCGACATGGGCGGCGGCAACAAGGTGTCGACGCAAAAGACGATGAACCCGCCGCGCACGATGGGCCACGAGATCGTGGGCGAAGTCGTCGCGCTGGGTCCCGACGCCAAGGGCGCGAAGGTCGGCGACAAGGCCGTCGTCTATCCGTGGATCGGCTGCGGCACCTGCTGGTACTGCACCAATGGCCGCGAGCATCTGTGCGCCGCCCCGCGGGCACTCGGCGTCAACAAGGATGGCGGCTATGCCGACCACGTCCTCGTGCCCGACGCGAAGTATCTCTATCCCTACGGCAACATCCCGACCGATCTGGCCTGCCTCTATGCCTGCTCCGGCATCACCGCCTTCAGCGCCGTCAAGAAGACGGTCGGCGAGGATGGCGGCAAGCCGATCCTGGTGATCGGCGCCGGCGGCGTCGGACTGATGGGCGTGAAGTTCGCCCAATCCGTGCTGGGCCGCGCGCCGATCGTGGCCGACATCGACGAAGGCAAGCGCAAGCTGGCGCTCGACAACGGCGCGATCGCCGCAATCGATCCGCGCGACAAGGACGCCCGCAAGAAGGTCTTCGAGCTGACGGACGGCACCGGCGTCGGTGCGGCCATCGACTTCGTGGGCGCCGACAGCACCGCCCAGTTCGGCGTCAAGGCGCTGGCCCGCGGCGGACGCCTCGTCGTCGTCGGCCTGTTCGGCGGCACCTTCTCGCTGCCGATGCCGATGTTCGCCTTCACCGGCTGCCAGATCGTGGGCTCCGTGACCGGCAGCCCGGGCGAGATGAAGGAGATGATGGACCTCGTCACCGCCGGCAAGGTGACGCCGGTGCCGGTCGTCACGCGCAAGCTCGACGAGGCCGACGCCACGCTGCAGGAACTGCGCAAGGGCCTCATCATGGGGCGGGCCGTCCTCGTTCCGTGA
- a CDS encoding branched-chain amino acid ABC transporter permease, with the protein MPSATLLGQALISGVLAGGMYGLLALGLSLSWGLLRLVNLSHFALAFLAAYLTYELGTTYHVAPWWSVLIIVPAMFAIGLAQHWVFVRFKVNELGSLLITFSFAVMLEVGIQLYWTADYRRFETHYATWSIKAGPFYIPVLELILCLVAGVLAWGTWLWLRKTYVGKALRASAEDADIAAAYGVDHRKLAYLLSGIGAAYAGVAGTFIALIATLAPAQIWAWLGVVFAVVIIGRLGNPLGALAAGMLIGASESIAMAVFSPAWAPVVSFSVLIAILLWDPEWS; encoded by the coding sequence ATGCCGAGCGCAACGCTACTCGGCCAGGCGCTGATCTCGGGCGTCCTGGCCGGCGGAATGTATGGACTGCTGGCGTTGGGCCTCAGCCTGAGCTGGGGCCTGCTGCGGCTCGTCAACCTCAGCCATTTCGCGCTCGCTTTCCTCGCGGCCTACCTGACCTACGAGCTGGGCACGACCTATCACGTCGCGCCGTGGTGGTCGGTGCTGATCATCGTGCCGGCGATGTTCGCCATCGGCCTCGCCCAGCACTGGGTATTCGTGCGCTTCAAGGTGAACGAGCTGGGCTCGCTTCTGATCACCTTCAGCTTCGCCGTCATGCTCGAGGTCGGGATCCAGCTCTACTGGACCGCCGACTATCGCCGCTTCGAGACGCACTATGCGACATGGTCGATCAAGGCCGGGCCATTCTACATCCCGGTGCTGGAGCTGATTCTCTGCCTCGTGGCCGGGGTGCTGGCCTGGGGTACGTGGCTGTGGCTGCGCAAGACCTACGTCGGCAAGGCGCTGCGGGCGAGCGCCGAGGACGCGGATATCGCGGCAGCCTATGGCGTCGATCACCGGAAGCTCGCCTATCTGCTGTCGGGCATCGGGGCTGCCTATGCCGGCGTCGCCGGCACCTTCATCGCCCTGATCGCGACCCTGGCGCCGGCCCAGATCTGGGCCTGGCTGGGTGTCGTCTTCGCCGTGGTCATCATCGGCCGGCTCGGCAATCCGCTGGGCGCGCTGGCCGCCGGCATGCTGATCGGCGCCAGCGAATCCATCGCCATGGCGGTCTTCAGCCCGGCCTGGGCGCCGGTCGTATCCTTCTCGGTTCTGATCGCCATCCTTCTGTGGGATCCGGAGTGGTCATGA
- a CDS encoding SDR family NAD(P)-dependent oxidoreductase, whose translation MSMKLLEGERALITGCAGGIGRGIAKALKAEGAIVLGSDIAAPSAEDGIDFLGADLSKRDGWKSLLDGAVKKLGTISLFVHAASPRRLEADTPLSVSEETWDLMTDINLRSGFFLGREVGRHMRDNRIKGRMILVTSQHRDTPRNLPHYSASKAGMTMVMKELARVLAPDGIRVNAIAPGAIPGGGFVSNDLASLVAQIPLGRAGTPDDIAQVAVAILSERFGRYLVGTTVEVDGGLGLASWIPAKA comes from the coding sequence ATGAGCATGAAACTTCTCGAGGGCGAGCGCGCCCTGATCACCGGCTGCGCCGGCGGCATCGGCCGCGGCATTGCCAAGGCACTCAAGGCCGAGGGCGCGATCGTACTCGGAAGCGACATCGCCGCCCCGTCCGCCGAGGACGGCATCGATTTCCTCGGTGCCGACCTCTCGAAGCGTGACGGCTGGAAAAGCCTGCTCGACGGTGCGGTAAAGAAGCTCGGCACGATCTCGCTGTTCGTCCATGCCGCCAGTCCGCGCCGGCTGGAAGCCGACACACCGCTGTCGGTCAGCGAGGAGACGTGGGACCTGATGACCGACATCAACCTGCGCTCCGGCTTTTTCCTCGGTCGCGAGGTCGGCCGCCACATGCGCGACAACCGGATCAAGGGCCGCATGATCCTCGTCACCTCGCAGCACCGCGACACGCCGCGCAACCTGCCGCACTACAGCGCCTCCAAGGCCGGCATGACGATGGTTATGAAGGAACTGGCCCGCGTGCTGGCGCCGGACGGCATTCGCGTGAACGCGATCGCGCCTGGCGCTATTCCCGGCGGCGGTTTCGTCTCCAATGACCTCGCTTCACTGGTTGCGCAGATCCCGCTCGGCCGCGCCGGCACGCCCGACGACATCGCGCAGGTCGCCGTGGCGATTCTCTCGGAAAGATTTGGCCG
- a CDS encoding TlyA family RNA methyltransferase, which produces MAKTRLDVALVERGLVETRAAAQRLVMAGLVFSNDRRLEKAGQPVADDMPIEVRGQLHPYVSRGGLKLEKALDHFTIPVTGRVALDVGSSTGGFTDCLLQRGAAKVYAVDVGTNQLAWKLRTDPRVVSMEKTNIRDVTRTQIPEPVDLVVCDASFVGLRLVLPSALALAALGAHLAALIKPQFEVGKGRVGKGGIVREAELHTEVVETISAWLDEQPGWHVLGVTESPITGAEGNKEFLIAARLS; this is translated from the coding sequence TTGGCGAAGACGCGGCTGGACGTGGCACTGGTCGAGCGGGGGCTCGTGGAAACACGCGCCGCCGCGCAGCGGCTGGTCATGGCCGGGCTGGTCTTTTCCAACGACCGGCGGCTGGAGAAGGCGGGGCAACCCGTCGCCGACGACATGCCGATCGAGGTGCGCGGCCAGCTCCATCCCTATGTCTCGCGCGGCGGACTCAAACTCGAGAAGGCGCTCGACCATTTCACCATTCCCGTCACGGGGCGCGTTGCCCTCGATGTCGGCTCCTCGACCGGCGGCTTCACCGACTGCCTGCTGCAGCGCGGCGCGGCGAAGGTCTACGCGGTGGATGTCGGGACCAACCAGCTCGCGTGGAAACTGCGCACCGATCCGCGCGTCGTGTCGATGGAGAAGACCAACATCCGCGACGTGACGCGCACGCAGATTCCAGAACCGGTCGATCTCGTCGTCTGCGATGCCTCGTTCGTCGGCCTGCGGCTGGTCCTGCCGTCCGCCCTCGCGCTGGCGGCGCTGGGGGCCCATCTCGCGGCGCTGATCAAGCCGCAGTTCGAGGTCGGCAAGGGCCGCGTCGGCAAGGGCGGCATCGTGCGCGAGGCGGAGCTTCACACCGAAGTCGTGGAGACGATTTCGGCGTGGCTGGACGAGCAGCCCGGCTGGCATGTGCTGGGCGTGACGGAAAGCCCGATCACCGGCGCGGAAGGAAACAAGGAGTTCCTGATCGCGGCTCGATTGTCTTGA